In Mercurialis annua linkage group LG5, ddMerAnnu1.2, whole genome shotgun sequence, a single genomic region encodes these proteins:
- the LOC126680154 gene encoding LOW QUALITY PROTEIN: pentatricopeptide repeat-containing protein At4g15720-like (The sequence of the model RefSeq protein was modified relative to this genomic sequence to represent the inferred CDS: inserted 1 base in 1 codon; substituted 1 base at 1 genomic stop codon), which produces MQRRSFLLFLSRQNKRSNYHSHANLTGKLRNCNSSSFATSTHASLLKSGHLNDILTTNHLINSYKRLQNTSYAHKLFDEMSEPNVVSFTSLMAAYVDMGQPKFAIWLYNRMPESSVLPNYFTLATVTNACSMLADLKTGKKMHAHVEIFGCQGNLVVCSSLVDMYGKCNDVDGARRVFDLMSCRNVVSWTSMIAAYAQNARGHEALEVFREFGSKSMQGRSNHFMLTSVINACASLGKLVSGKVAHGAVIRRRYEVNDVVSSALVDMYANGGCFSYSHKVFMRIPKPSVISYTSIIMGAAKYGLGKLSLQLFEEMLDRRIKPNNVTFLGVLHACSHSGFVDQGLEHLNSMHEKHGIMPDAKHYTCIVDMLSRCGRLDEAYQLAKSIRVNLNEGALLWSTLLSASRLKGRVDIAVEASTWLIESNQQVAGAYVTLSNAYASVGKWENSRCIRSEMKRTGACKEPGCSWVEIKDSSYVFYAGNLSCEIGHEVVSLLKELERKMKETCYVGGSMALMIVDVEEEAKEKVSFHCXKLALAYGLLIIPXAITIGVRELENVIIGIVERYFVVKMLIDFIIYKIDF; this is translated from the exons ATGCAACGGAGGTCCTTTCTTTTATTTCTATCCCGCCAAAACAAACGGTCAAATTATCATAGCCATGCCAATTTAACAGGAAAGCTTCGAAACTGCAACAGTTCCAGTTTTGCAACTTCAACGCACGCCTCTTTGTTAAAATCCGGTCATTTAAATGATATTCTTACCACCAATCATCTCATCAATTCCTACAAAAGACTCCAAAATACTTCGTATGCCCACAAGCTGTTCGATGAAATGTCTGAACCAAACGTGGTATCATTTACTTCGCTCATGGCTGCATATGTGGATATGGGTCAACCCAAATTTGCAATTTGGTTATACAATAGGATGCCTGAGAGTTCTGTTTTGCCAAATTATTTCACTTTGGCAACAGTAACTAACGCGTGTTCGATGCTTGCAGACCTCAAAACTGGAAAGAAAATGCATGCCCATGTGGAGATTTTTGGCTGTCAAGGAAATCTTGTGGTCTGCTCTTCGTTGGTTGATATGTATGGGAAATGCAATGATGTCGATGGAGCTAGGCGGGTCTTTGATTTGATGAGTTGCAGAAATGTTGTTTCGTGGACTTCGATGATTGCGGCATATGCACAGAATGCAAGAGGGCATGAAGCACTAGAAGTTTTTAGAGAATTTGGTTCTAAATCCATGCAAGGAAGAAGTAATCATTTCATGTTGACTAGCGTGATCAATGCTTGTGCAAGCTTGGGGAAGCTTGTTTCAGGAAAAGTTGCTCATGGAGCAGTTATTCGTCGTAGGTATGAGGTAAATGATGTTGTTTCAAGTGCACTTGTCGACATGTATGCTAATGGTGGGTGTTTTAGTTATTCGCATAAGGTTTTTATGCGAATTCCGAAACCTTCTGTCATCTCATATACATCAATTATTATGGGTGCTGCAAAGTATGGACTTGGGAAATTATCACTCCAGCTCTTTGAAGAGATGCTTGATAGAAGAATAAAACCAAATAATGTCACTTTTCTTGGGGTATTGCATGCATGTAGCCACTCAGGATTTGTGGATCAAGGGCTAGAACACCTAAACTCTATGCATGAGAAACATGGGATAATGCCTGATGCAAAGCATTACACTTGTATTGTTGACATGCTTAGTCGATGTGGACGTCTGGACGAAGCTTACCAGTTAGCAAAATCTATTAGGGTAAACTTGAATGAAGGTGCTCTATTGTGGAGCACACTTCTTTCCGCGAGTAGGCTTAAAGGACGAGTTGATATAGCTGTTGAAGCTAGCACGTGGCTAATTGAATCTAATCAACAAGTAGCTGGTGCATATGTCACATTGTCAAATGCTTATGCATCAGTCGGGAAGTGGGAAAATTCTCGTTGTATTCGGTCTGAAATGAAGCGAACAGGTGCTTGCAAGGAACCTGGGTGCAGCTGGGTTGAGATTAAGGATTCAAGTTATGTGTTCTATGCTGGCAATCTATCATGTGAAATAGGACATGAAGTTGTGAGTTTGCTCAAGGAGTTGGAGAGGAAAATGAAGGAGACCTGTTATGTTGGAGGAAGCATGGCATTAATGATTGTCGATGTTGAAGAAGAAGCCAAGGAGAAAGTTAGTTTTCATT GAAAGTTGGCATTAGCTTATGGTTTGCTTATTATTCCTTAAGCAATCACCATTGGAGTGAGAGAACTTGAGAATGTGATTATTGGGATTGTAGAAAGATATTTTGTTGTAAAGATGTTAATAGATTTCATcatttacaaaatagattttTAA